The Aspergillus chevalieri M1 DNA, chromosome 5, nearly complete sequence genome includes a region encoding these proteins:
- the RPL30 gene encoding 60S ribosomal protein eL30 (COG:J;~EggNog:ENOG410PPNR;~InterPro:IPR004038,IPR022991,IPR029064,IPR000231, IPR039109;~PFAM:PF01248;~go_component: GO:0022625 - cytosolic large ribosomal subunit [Evidence IEA];~go_function: GO:0003723 - RNA binding [Evidence IEA];~go_function: GO:0003735 - structural constituent of ribosome [Evidence IEA]): protein MAPKTKKSGDNINSRLALVMKSGKVTLGYKSTLKTLRNGKAKLVIIAANAPPLRKSELEYYAMLAKAPVHHFSGNNIELGTACGKLFRCSTMAILDAGDSDILSGTQ from the exons ATGGCCCCTAAGACCAAGAAGTCTGGTGACAACATCAACTCCAGGTTGGCCCTGGTGATGAAGAGTGGAAAGG TCACTCTGGGATACAAGTCGACCCTGAAGACCCTCCGTAACGGCAAGGCCAAGctcgtcatcatcgccgCCAACGCTCCCCCTCTCCGCAAGTCTGAGCTCGAGTACTACGCCATGCTTGCCAAGGCTCCCGTCCACCACTTCTCGGGCAACAAC ATTGAGCTTGGTACCGCTTGCGGTAAGCTCTTCCGTTGCTCGACCATGGCCATCTTGGATGCTGGTGACTCCGACATTCTCTCCGGTACCCAGTAG
- a CDS encoding 60S ribosomal protein uL16 (BUSCO:EOG092648Q0;~COG:J;~EggNog:ENOG410PH0M;~InterPro:IPR001197,IPR036920,IPR016180,IPR018255;~PFAM:PF00252;~go_component: GO:0005840 - ribosome [Evidence IEA];~go_function: GO:0003735 - structural constituent of ribosome [Evidence IEA];~go_process: GO:0006412 - translation [Evidence IEA]) — MARRPARCYRYCKNKPYPKSRFNRGVPDPKIRIFDLGRKKASVDDFPLCVHMVSNEYEQLSSEALEAARICANKYLVKIAGKEGFHLRVRAHPFHVVRINKMLSCAGADRLQTGMRGAFGKPNGVVARVNIGQILLSIRTRDSNRAAAVEAMRRSTYKFPGRQKIIISKNWGFTPVRREEYVKLRQEGKLKQDGAYVQFLRGHGLVEENMKRFPQAYEGVAQ, encoded by the exons ATGGCCCGTCGTCCCGCGAGATGTTACCGCTACTGCAAGAACAAG CCTTACCCTAAGTCCCGGTTCAACCGTGGTGTTCCCGACCCCAAGATCCGTATCTTCGACTTGGGTCGTAAGAAGGCTTCCGTGGACGACTTCCCCCTGTGCGTTCACATGGTCTCCAACGAATACGAACAGCTTTCCTCTGAAGCCCTCGAAGCTGCCCGTATCTGTGCCAACAA GTACCTGGTCAAGATCGCCGGTAAGGAAGGTTTCCACCTCCGTGTCCGGGCCCACCCCTTCCACGTCGTCCGTATCAACAAGATGTTGTCGTGCGCTGGTGCCGATCGTCTCCAGACCGGTATGCGTGGTGCCTTCGGTAAGCCCAACGGTGTTGTCGCCCGTGTGAACATCGGCCAGATCCTCCTGTCCATCCGCACCCGTGACTCCAACcgcgccgccgccgtcgaGGCCATGCGCCGCTCCACCTACAAGTTCCCTGGTCGCCAAAAGATCATTATCTCCAAGAACTGGGGCTTCACCCCTGTCCGCCGTGAGGAGTACGTCAAGCTCCGCCAGGAGGGCAAGCTCAAGCAGGACGGGGCCTACGTCCAGTTCCTGCGTGGTCACGGTTTGGTCGAGGAGAACATGAAGCGCTTCCCCCAGGCCTACGAGGGCGTTGCTCAGTAG
- a CDS encoding uncharacterized protein (COG:S;~EggNog:ENOG410PMNC), whose amino-acid sequence MALRLPTQALPRRTTSYSHSQPSPALSPSAPAQLPDDNEESTQWVVFSPSQPSTIAPTRTASTERATGISRLSDFESFGGTQTRSVFEIGEDDDDNDDEEVEEQEQDNNNIGEQDDDGTELDSLDDGLHAFRAPSLADDDELPTAAQWDQDRQGTPAVLPTHDGLGSFQASSQTVQDQLWQHEQFNPQRRPELRLRRRSSVQRHLDMVAEQEQMTNAERDRWQRIEKWRMEQSRLLLQEVERETRRRRRRRNSRASRMSEQTTSTQQQSHHQAAPFESMKSDPETTSGRPSSMASSESTEPGSDESLWKRITRKVIRDLMGIDDNVLSVIFGESLPDDPLSQELTSASDLDSYGIGDQHHWQPKLLQRIARELGVLVHQLCEQPGAFSTYLTMSNQIGNEYAGMPLERRTEEDMQTRPSRTRAPSTSLETSGNGGSMPSPHFSPTLPEPSGREHAAQWGIEEDDDRMAGTSESRLQQEKDYWESDLDVMMVFRYLRNRFGRSGNTTNNGSSNSSSTTTAPSSTTASRISSHRRQAQSQDASRRAAMIRQHHPLVAHAHSRSEAQTRRQSQHSAVHSGTGTGVSSPILRQNFRRRPSSSCASHSAKLSTISSRRTMTGSSRNYWDIGGSIDGGSAIAPVGGGMGAWDV is encoded by the coding sequence ATGGCCCTCCGTCTACCAACGCAAGCTCTTCCCCGTCGCACCACTTCCTATTCCCACTCCCAACCCTCTCCGGCGCTGAGTCCCTCTGCGCCCGCTCAACTGCCCGACGACAACGAGGAATCTACACAATGGGTGgtcttctctccctctcaGCCATCTACGATTGCTCCAACGCGCACGGCTTCGACAGAGCGGGCAACCGGAATTTCGCGTCTGAGTGATTTTGAGTCGTTTGGTGGGACCCAGACGCGGTCCGTGTTTGAAATAGGcgaggacgatgacgacaacgacgacgaagaggtggaagaacaagaacaggACAATAATAATATCGGTGAACAAGACGATGATGGTACTGAGCTGGACAGTTTAGATGATGGTCTCCATGCCTTTCGCGCACCATCGCTggccgatgatgatgaactgCCCACCGCCGCACAGTGGGATCAAGACCGACAAGGGACGCCAGCGGTGCTCCCCACACATGACGGACTAGGAAGTTTTCAAGCATCCAGCCAGACCGTCCAGGACCAGTTGTGGCAGCATGAACAGTTTAACCCGCAACGGAGACCTGAGCTGCGGTTGCGACGGCGTTCCAGCGTACAGCGACATTTGGACATGGTCgcggagcaggagcagatgACTAACGCGGAGCGGGACCGGTGGCAGCGTATCGAGAAGTGGAGGATGGAACAGAGTCGGTTGTTGTTGCAGGAGGTTGAGCGGGAGACTCGTCGGCGCAGGCGTCGCCGGAATAGTCGTGCTAGTCGGATGAGTGAGCAGACTACGTCTACTCAGCAGCAGAGTCATCACCAGGCTGCTCCCTTTGAATCGATGAAGAGTGATCCTGAGACGACTAGCGGGCGGCCGTCGTCTATGGCTTCGTCTGAGTCGACAGAACCAGGATCGGATGAATCGCTGTGGAAACGGATCACTCGGAAGGTCATTCGCGATTtgatgggaattgatgaCAATGTGTTGTCAGTCATCTTCGGAGAGTCGCTGCCAGATGATCCTCTGAGCCAAGAGCTCACGAGTGCTTCGGACCTGGACTCCTACGGTATTGGCGACCAGCATCACTGGCAACCCAAGCTGCTTCAACGCATTGCTCGTGAGCTCGGGGTTCTTGTCCATCAACTCTGCGAACAACCTGGCGCCTTCAGCACCTACCTCACCATGTCCAACCAAATTGGGAATGAGTATGCCGGCATGCCTCTCGAACGTCGGACAGAGGAAGATATGCAAACTCGGCCTTCACGGACGAGAGCACCCTCCACTTCACTTGAAACTTCAGGTAATGGTGGATCTATGCCATCCCCACACTTCTCCCCTACCCTTCCCGAACCCAGCGGACGGGAACACGCTGCGCAATGGGGAAtcgaagaagacgacgatCGTATGGCTGGCACATCCGAATCCCGTCTACAACAGGAAAAAGACTACTGGGAGAGTGATTTGGACGTCATGATGGTCTTCCGATATCTGCGGAATCGCTTCGGCCGGAGCGGCAATACCACGAACAAcggcagcagcaacagcagttCTACCACCACTGCTCCTTCGTCGACAACTGCCAGTCGCATTTCCTCTCATCGCCGCCAGGCGCAATCCCAGGATGCCTCACGACGCGCAGCAATGATccgccaacaccatcctcTTGTTGCACATGCCCATTCCCGCTCTGAGGCACAGACACGCCGTCAATCTCAACACTCGGCTGTCCACTCAGGCACGGGCACTGGCGTCTCTTCCCCAATTCTCCGTCAAAACTTCCGTCGTCGTCCCAGTTCCAGCTGCGCCAGTCATAGCGCAAAGCTGTCGACTATCTCCAGCCGACGAACGATGACCGGCTCAAGCCGGAATTACTGGGATATCGGCGGAAGTATTGATGGTGGCAGTGCTATTGCGCCTGTTGGGGGTGGTATGGGGGCTTGGGATGTCTGA
- the DHR2 gene encoding putative ATP-dependent RNA helicase (Hrh1) (COG:A;~EggNog:ENOG410PIUS;~InterPro:IPR011709,IPR027417,IPR001650,IPR014001, IPR007502,IPR002464;~PFAM:PF04408,PF07717,PF00271;~go_function: GO:0004386 - helicase activity [Evidence IEA]), giving the protein MPERVLTKFADSDETVPKKTSPEADKSAETGSVKRKKQDDKKDPQKKNSNKKRKHDDERNSEERGLKASKEPKTEERKKPKNGADVTRKEEQAQKSEKKQKDQKKPTRDVKTNFTSLREKARVLYETRKNLPIFPHGDEIRQHLRKNDVMLLVGETGSGKSTQIPQFLVNEQWCRSTTTSIPQNDDSRKDVSVGGCIAITQPRRVAAISLARRVAEEMGTPLGSSSPASKVGYSVRFDTSTGPSTRVKYLTEGMLLQEMLHDPWLTRYSAVVVDEVHERGVNVDLVLGFLRNLVSGKREGRGGVPLKVIVMSATADMESLLGFFQAGIQTWPGRLENGFKEKSATPKEAGDDIAVCHIKGRQYPVKTIYAPEPVHDFVDAALKAIYQIHYKEPMPGDILVFLTGQETVEALEHLVNEYAIGMDPSLPKIQVLPLFAALPQAAQQRVFAPAPPRTRKVILATNIAETSVTVPGVRFVVDCGKAKVKQFRTRLGLDSLLVKPISKSAAIQRKGRAGREAPGQCYRLYTEKDYLNLDETNTPEILRCDLSQAILNMKARGVDDVMGFPFLTRPPRESLEKALLQLLSIEALEESGQIGAVGKEIAKLPLTPTLGRVLLAAAGNGPGCLTDVIDIISCLSVENIFLNTMSEEKKEEAETARRDLYRREGDHLTMLATVQAYAAENTDRKVWAERHLVSHRAMQSVMDVRKQLTAQCRQAKLLPPTEQQRDPTLTRDPSPVLILKSFLTGFATNTARLVPDGSYRTVVGNQTVAIHPSSVLFSKKVEAIMYNEYVFTNRSYARGVSAVQLDWVGEALAGGS; this is encoded by the exons ATGCCCGAAAGGGTCCTTACGAAATTCGCCGATTCGGACGAGACGGTCCCGAAGAAGACGTCGCCCGAAGCAGATAAGAGCGCAGAAACAGGATctgtgaagaggaaaaagcaGGATGATAAAAAGGATCCACAGAAGAAGAATAGTAATAAGAAACGGAAGCATGACGATGAAAGAAATAGTGAGGAGAGGGGGTTGAAGGCATCTAAAGAGCCGAAGACTGAGGAGCgcaagaagcccaagaatGGCGCGGACGTGACGCGAAAGGAAGAACAAGCACAGAAGTcggaaaagaagcagaaggacCAGAAGAAACCGACTCGCGACGTCAAAACCAACTTCACCTCCCTCAGAGAAAAGGCCCGAGTACTCTACGAAACCCGCAAGAATCTCCCCATCTTCCCCCACGGCGACGAAATCCGCCAACACCTCCGCAAAAACGACGTGATGCTGCTAGTCGGAGAAACAGGTAGCGGAAAGAGTACACAAATTCCGCAATTCCTAGTCAATGAGCAATGGTGTCGCTCTACAACCACAAGTATCCCGCAAAACGATGATTCGCGCAAAGACGTTTCGGTGGGTGGGTGCATCGCTATTACGCAGCCGCGTCGAGTCGCCGCTATTTCGCTGGCAAGACGTGTGGCAGAGGAAATGGGAACACCGCTGGGATCGTCGTCACCGGCGAGCAAAGTCGGGTATTCGGTGCGTTTTGACACCTCTACGGGGCCAAGTACGAGGGTCAAATACTTGACGGAGGGAATGCTGTTGCAGGAGATGCTGCATGATCCGTGGTTGACGAGATATAGTGCGGTTGTGGTCGATGAAGTTCACGAACGGGGTGTGAATGTGGATTTGGTGTTGGGTTTCTTGAGGAATTTGGTGTCTGGGAAGCGGGAGGGGCGTGGTGGTGTGCCGCTTAAGGTGATAGTTATGAGTGCTACGGCTGATATGGAGAGTCTACTTGGGTTCTTTCAGGCGGGGATTCAGACTTGGCCTGGTCGTCTGGAGAACGGGTTCAAAGAAAAGAGTGCTACGCCAAAAGAGGCCGGGGATGACATTGCTGTATGCCATATCAAGGGTCGTCAGTATCCTGTCAAAACTATCTACGCTCCGGAGCCGGTGCATGATTTCGTGGATGCTGCGCTCAAAGCCATCTATCAAATTCATTACAAAGAACCAATGCCAGGAGATATCCTGGTGTTCTTGACAGGACAGGAGACAGTGGAGGCATTGGAGCACCTGGTCAATGAATACGCGATTGGAATGGACCCGTCCTTGCCAAAAATTCAAGTCCTGCCGTTGTTCGCAGCGCTTCCTCAAGCGGCCCAGCAGCGGGTGTTTGCACCCGCACCACCTCGTACACGCAAGGTGATCCTTGCTACCAACATTGCTGAAACTTCGGTGACGGTGCCTGGTGTGCGCTTCGTGGTAGACTGCGGCAAAGCCAAGGTAAAGCAATTCCGCACCCGTCTTGGGCTGGACTCGCTCCTGGTTAAGCCGATTTCCAAATCGGCAGCGATCCAAAGAAAGGGTCGTGCAGGAAGAGAGGCGCCGGGTCAATGTTATCGGTTATATACGGAAAAAGATTACCTGAATCTCGACGAAACCAACACTCCAGAGATTTTGCGATGCGATCTCAGCCAGGCTATTCTCAACATGAAAGCTCGCGGGGTTGACGATGTCATGGGCTTCCCGTTCTTGACGCGACCACCACGAGAGTCATTAGAGAAGGCTCTGCTTCAGTTGCTGAGCATCGAGGCACTGGAAGAGTCAGGCCAAATAGGCGCAGTCGGGAAAGAGATTGCCAAACTGCCGCTGACACCTACTCTCGGTCGGGTGCTTCTAGCAGCTGCAGGGAACGGACCTGGTTGTTTGACGGACGTGATTGATATTATCTCATGTTTGAGTGTGGAGAATATCTTCCTGAACACGATGtcggaagagaagaaggaagaggcaGAGACAGCACGTCGGGATCTATACCGACGCGAGGGCGACCATCTGACGATGCTGGCCACCGTGCAGGCCTATGCAGCCGAGAATACCGATCGGAAAGTATGGGCAGAGCGGCATCTCGTGTCGCACCGGGCGATGCAATCGGTGATG GACGTCCGCAAGCAACTCACCGCACAGTGCCGACAAGCCAAACTCCTCCCGCCTACTGAACAACAAAGGGATCCTACGCTCACACGCGATCCATCACCTGTTCTCATCTTGAAAAGTTTCCTCACCGGCTTCGCGACCAACACGGCCCGGCTGGTCCCGGATGGCAGTTATCGTACGGTGGTTGGGAATCAGACCGTGGCAATTCACCCATCGAGCGTGCTCTTTAGCAAGAAGGTCGAGGCTATCATGTACAATGAGTATGTGTTTACGAATCGAAGCTATGCGCGGGGTGTGAGTGCGGTGCAGCTGGATTGGGTCGGGGAAGCTCTGGCTGGCGGATCATGA
- a CDS encoding putative mitochondrial carrier protein (BUSCO:EOG09262JAT;~COG:C;~EggNog:ENOG410PH71;~InterPro:IPR018108,IPR023395;~PFAM:PF00153) — protein sequence MAATSGAGPSPAPQAVNQIIDDVSVSQRMVSATLGSILTSVLVTPLDVVRVRLQSQSPTNKTHKISPYTFHSIQSLKNAPPNLGVTACCREVFWIGQNTEICIAGPGAGTLGNASPAEIDCAVEETRRRTFTSTLDGLRKIARNEGTLTLWRGLSPTLMMGIPANIIYFAGYDWLRSDDRSPIKRGFPDVYAPFVAGTTARIAAASAISPIEMFRTRLQATSGSGSGSGSGAGHFKETLEDLYHMTQVRGYSSLWRGLTLTMWRDVPFSGLYWWGYEEVKTLLMDGRKKAQGQHILPAAQQQPLEPEAPTFIESFIAGATSGSLAAFVTTPFDVGKTRQQVFRHMGDDAPPSVASGSKVVGNLKPEQLSLPKFLMHIFREEGMSGLFRGWVARCLKVAPACAIMISTYELGKKMARGVNERHQVSLSSEPDSDSA from the exons ATGGCGGCTACTTCTGGAGCGGGGCCTTCTCCTGCCCCTCAGGCTGTCAACCAAATCATCGATGATGTCTCAGTCTCGCAGCGCATGGTGTCTGCGACCTTGGGAAGCATCCTGACGTCTGTACTAG TAACCCCTCTCGATGTTGTCCGCGTTCGCCTACAATCCCAATCCCCTACGAACAAAACCCACAAAATCTCGCCCTATACCTTCCACTCAATACAGAGTTTGAAGAATGCGCCTCCCAACCTGGGGGTAACGGCATGCTGTCGGGAAGTGTTTTGGATCGGCCAGAACACCGAGATATGCATAGCCGGCCCGGGTGCGGGAACCCTGGGGAACGCATCCCCCGCTGAGATAGACTGTGCAGTTGAAGAGACTCGGAGGAGGACCTTCACATCGACACTGGATGGATTACGGAAAATCGCTCGAAATGAAGGAACATTGACTCTCTGGCGCGGTCTCAGTCCAACCTTGATGATGGGAATTCCGGCAAACATTATCTACTTTGCCGGGTACGACTGGTTACGATCGGACGATCGCAGTCCCATAAAACGAGGCTTCCCCGATGTATATGCCCCGTTTGTCGCAGGTACTACTGCAAGAATCGCTGCTGCGTCGGCCATCAGTCCCATTGAGATGTTTCGCACGCGACTACAGGCCACTtccggctccggctccggctccggctccggCGCGGGCCATTTTAAGGAAACCCTCGAAGACCTATACCATATGACCCAGGTTAGAGGATACAGCTCACTTTGGCGAGGGTTGACTTTGACAATGTGGCGCGATGTTCCATTCTCTGGTTTATATTGGTGGGGATATGAAGAAGTGAAGACTCTCCTCATGGATGGCCGCAAGAAGGCCCAAGGGCAACATATCTTGCCTGCCGCACAACAACAGCCACTAGAGCCGGAAGCACCAACATTCATCGAGAGCTTTATCGCAGGCGCAACATCTGGCTCTCTCGCGGCATTCGTCACCACCCCATTCGATGTGGGGAAGACCCGACAGCAAGTATTCCGGCACATGGGCGATGATGCACCACCCTCAGTAGCCTCTGGAAGCAAGGTAGTAGGAAACCTCAAACCTGAACAGCTCTCTTTACCAAAATTCCTGATGCACATCTTCCGCGAAGAGGGTATGTCCGGACTTTTCAGGGGCTGGGTTGCGCGGTGTTTGAAGGTGGCTCCAGCATGTGCTATCATGATTTCGACATATGAACTTGGCAAGAAGATGGCTCGAGGTGTAAATGAGCGGCACCAAGTCAGCTTATCGTCAGAGCCTGATTCCGATTCTGCATAA
- a CDS encoding putative F-box protein (Pof7) (BUSCO:EOG09261FAB;~COG:S;~EggNog:ENOG410PHB3;~InterPro:IPR001810,IPR036047;~PFAM:PF00646,PF12937;~go_function: GO:0005515 - protein binding [Evidence IEA]), with the protein MADNAELESFRRQWREEVAQRTRNTRLEPLKPRAPAPTSTSTARLGQFPPTRHEASERKDEDEDDDGPMAPPADQEEIVQQIGQLSLGDEDAFHSRVPEKEPSSALEHFEKAVQKEEEGSLGDSLQLYRKAYRLDSAVDKSYRDKHFAWAWKKPAQPPAPSAPTTGTTTVKQDEKESGILPTPELIASFANLPIPPAEPEIENTTPPPCPIAKVPSEVIVEILRHVALMDPAAFGRVSLVCKRLAYHFAHDQHIWRRLCQGSEFGFRSMHYSFACDVFGNREYTLAPRYTPFPFGTPLQIPSPFDSWSEVFQMLPRIRFTGVYISTVNYTRPGGASAYQNVSWNSPIHIITYYRYLRFYPDGTVLSLLSTTPPLDVVPYINKENVMTARGASSHRQQQQQQQQQQQQQQQQQKGQTATGTSEYVPPVAMAALKHTHRGRWHLVKPTTLPDPPNPNVRPELAPDPSLLGKTPEGVETDSRDIIIETEGVDPKYIYTLHLALRSSSGGAKPANSNVSPPNPAKNTKLAWKGYWSYNKLTDDWAEFGLRNDRAFVFRRVRGWGMN; encoded by the exons ATGGCAGACAACGCAGAACTCGAGTCGTTTCGGCGCCAGTGGCGCGAAGAGGTTGcgcagaggacgaggaatACCAGGCTAGAGCCCCTTAAACCCAGAGCACCGGCGCCaacatcgacatcgacaGCTCGATTGGGTCAATTTCCCCCAACTCGCCACGAAGCATCGGAACGCAAGgatgaagacgaggatgatgatgggccCATGGCTCCTCCCGCAGATCAGGAGGAGATAGTGCAGCAAATCGGACAGTTGAGTCTGGGTGATGAGGATGCGTTTCATTCGCGAGTGCCGGAGAAAGAGCCCAGCTCGGCGTTGGAGCATTTTGAAAAAGCGGTgcagaaggaggaggaaggtaGCTTGGGTGACAGTCTCCAGCTCTACCGCAAGGCATATCGG TTAGACTCGGCCGTCGATAAATCATACCGTGATAAGCATTTTGCTTGGGCATGGAAGAAACCCGCACAACCCCCTGCTCCTAGTGCTCCAACTACTGGCACCACAACAGTGAAGCAAGACGAAAAAGAGTCCGGGATTCTGCCAACGCCCGAGCTCATCGCATCCTTTGCGAATTTACCCATCCCCCCGGCCGAACCTGAAATCGAGAATACAACCCCGCCCCCCTGCCCTATCGCCAAGGTTCCGTCCGAAGTTATTGTTGAGATACTGAGACATGTGGCTTTGATGGACCCGGCAGCATTTGGCCGGGTATCGCTGGTGTGTAAACGTCTGGCATACCATTTCGCACATGACCAACATATCTGGAGGCGCCTATGCCAGGGATCAGAGTTCGGGTTCAGATCAATGCACTATTCGTTTGCTTGCGACGTGTTCGGCAACCGAGAGTACACGCTTGCCCCTCGTTACACTCCATTTCCTTTTGGGACACCATTACAGATCCCGAGTCCGTTTGATTCATGGAGTGAAGTCTTCCAAATGCTTCCCCGGATCCGCTTCACAGGGGTCTACATCAGCACGGTTAACTACACTCGACCCGGCGGGGCCTCCGCATACCAGAACGTATCGTGGAACAGCCCCATCCACATCATAACATACTACCGATACCTACGATTCTACCCAGATGGGACAGTTCTTTCGTTGCTGAGCACCACGCCACCGCTAGATGTGGTTCCGTACATAAACAAGGAAAACGTCATGACAGCACGAGGAGCGTCTTCTCAtcgacagcagcagcaacaacaacaacaacaacagcagcagcagcagcaacaacagaagGGCCAAACAGCCACTGGTACTTCCGAATATGTTCCTCCGGTAGCAATGGCAGCGTTGAAACACACCCACCGGGGCCGGTGGCATCTCGTCAAACCGACCACGCTACCAGATCCACCGAACCCGAATGTCAGGCCTGAACTGGCACCAGACCCATCGTTACTAGGTAAAACCCCGGAAGGCGTCGAAACTGATTCCCgagacatcatcatcgaaaCCGAAGGGGTTGATCCAAAGTACATCTACACGCTCCATCTGGCCTTGCGGTCATCTTCTGGTGGAGCTAAGCCTGCAAACTCCAATGTTTCACCACCTAACCCGGCTAAGAATACCAAGCTAGCTTGGAAGGGATACTGGAGTTACAACAAGCTCACGGATGACTGGGCTGAGTTTGGGCTGCGGAATGACCGGGCATTTGTGTTCCGGCGTGTTCGGGGGTGGGGTATGAATTGA